A genomic region of Alnus glutinosa chromosome 11, dhAlnGlut1.1, whole genome shotgun sequence contains the following coding sequences:
- the LOC133880939 gene encoding uncharacterized protein LOC133880939: protein MLASWGVTLAPCFSNKRLRSGFCCRADALQSHANGGKDNDKNKLKKKVVIVGSGWAGLGAAHHLCNQGFDVTVLEGSPDDVGIRGYWSPYQNIFSIVDELGIRPFTNWTASAHYSGEGLEVEFPIFKDLPQLPTPLGTLFYTQFARLPLVDRLTSLPLGAAVIDFDNTETAWRKYDSITARELFKQFGFSERLYQDVFGPLLQVGLFAPAEQCSAAATLGVLYYILAHQKDFDLVFCRGTVKEKIFAPLIDFLRSKGCEILEGKKVTDFFFNEETSCISEVVCGRESYNADAVILAVGISRLQEVVKNSAVLCRREEFLKVLNLTSIDVVTVKLRLDRKVKIPNASNACSGFDEFGWTFFDLNIIHDEHKDDPVTVLQADFYHSNELLAMKDEDIVAKVMSYLSKCIKDFEYATVMDKEIGRFPQSLTHFFPGSYKYMMRGSTSFPNVFMAGEWIITRHGSWSQEKSYVTGLEAANRVVDYLEEGSFAKIIPTEEEEPHIQVLRSLNRRFNEFRAQVPSSNFFLQ, encoded by the exons ATGTTGGCTTCTTGGGGGGTCACGCTCGCACCATGCTTCTCTAATAAGAGACTTAGAAGTGGGTTTTGTTGCAGAGCTGATGCTCTTCAAAGCCATGCAAATGGAGGCAAAGACAATGATAAAAATAAGTTAAAGAAGAAGGTGGTGATCGTTGGCTCTGGCTGGGCTGGCCTTGGAGCTGCTCATCACCTCTGCAACCAGGGCTTTGATGTCACTGTTCTTGAAGGCAGTCCAGATGATGTTGGTATCCGTG GTTATTGGTCTCCCTACCAAAACATATTTAGCATTGTTGATGAGCTGGGTATCAGGCCCTTCACTAACTGGACAGCATCTGCACATTATTCAGGAGAGGGGTTGGAG GTTGAATTTCCAATATTCAAAGATTTGCCTCAATTGCCGACTCCGTTGGGAACATTATTTTATACTCAA TTTGCTCGGCTCCCATTGGTGGATAGGTTAACATCACTTCCTTTAGGAGCTGCAG taATTGACTTTGACAATACCGAAACAGCATGGAGAAAATATGATTCAA TTACTGCAAGGGAGCTTTTTAAACAGTTTGGCTTCTCGGAAAGGCTTTATCAGGATGTTTTTGGTCCATTGCTTCAAGTGGGTTTATTTGCTCCAGCAGAACAATGTAGTGCTGCTGCAACTCTCGGGGTGCTATACTACATCCTTGCCCACCAG AAAGATTTCGACTTGGTATTTTGTCGTGGGACAGTCAAGGAAAAGATTTTTGCGCCTTTGATTGACTTCCTGAGGTCTAAAGGTTGTGAAATTCTGGAGGGTAAAAAAGTGAcagattttttctttaatgaggAAACAAGTTGTATTTCAGAAGTAGTTTGTGGCAGAGAGTCGTATAATGCTGATGCAGTTATCTTGGCTGTTGGAATATCCAGACTCCAGGAAGTTGTCAAGAACAG TGCAGTACTATGTAGAAGGGAGGAATTTCTGAAGGTTTTAAACTTGACTAGCATCGATGTAGTCACTGTCAAGCTTCGCCTTGATAGGAAG GTTAAAATCCCGAATGCAAGTAATGCTTGCTCTGGATTTGATGAATTTGGCTGGACTTTTTTTGACTTGAACATAATTCATGATGAGCATAAAGATGACCCAGTAACAGTCCTACAAGCTGATTTT TATCATTCCAACGAATTGTTGGCGATGAAGGATGAGGACATAGTTGCAAAAGTGATGTCTTACCTCTCAAAGTGCATCAAGGATTTTGAGTACGCCACTGTGATGGATAAGGAGATAGGAAGATTTCCACAATCTTTGACTCACTTTTTTCCAG GCTCATACAAGTACATGATGCGCGGATCTACATCTTTCCCAAATGTGTTCATGGCCGGAGAATGGATTATAACCCGACACGGTTCCTGGTCACAG GAGAAATCTTATGTCACGGGACTTGAAGCTGCCAACCGGGTGGTAGACTATCTTGAAGAAGGAAGCTTTGCTAAAATAATACCCACAGAGGAAGAGGAACCTCACATTCAAGTCCTTCGCAGCCTCAACAGGAGATTTAATGAGTTTAGAGCCCAAGTTCCGTCGTCCAATTTTTTCCTTCAGTAA
- the LOC133881764 gene encoding V-type proton ATPase subunit B2 gives MGVVQNDNDVEGTLEVGMEYRTVSGVAGPLVILEKVKGPKYQEIVNIRLGDGSTRRGQVLEVDGEKAVVQVFEGTSGIDNKYTTVQFTGEVLKTPVSLDMLGRIFNGSGKPIDNGPPILPEAYLDISGSSINPSERTYPEEMIQTGISTIDVMNSIARGQKIPLFSAAGLPHNEIAAQICRQAGLVKRLEKTENLLGDAEEDNFAIVFAAMGVNMETAQFFKRDFEENGSMERVTLFLNLANDPTIERIITPRIALTTAEYLAYECGKHVLVILTDMSSYADALREVSAAREEVPGRRGYPGYMYTDLATIYERAGRIEGRKGSITQIPILTMPNDDITHPTPDLTGYITEGQIYIDRQLHNRQIYPPINVLPSLSRLMKSAIGEGMTRRDHADVSNQLYANYAIGKDVQAMKAVVGEEALSSEDLLYLEFLDKFERKFVAQGAYDTRNIFQSLDLAWTLLRIFPRELLHRIPAKTLDQYYSRDATN, from the exons ATGGGTGTGGTGCAAAATGATAACGACGTGGAGGGGACGCTGGAGGTTGGCATGG AGTATAGAACTGTTTCTGGAGTTGCAGGACCTCTGGTTATCCTCGAAAAAGTAAAG GGACCGAAATATCAAGAGATTGTCAATATACGTTTAGGAGACGGAAGCACTCGACGTGGTCAAGTTCTAGAAGTTGATGGTGAAAAGGCTGTTGTTCAG GTTTTTGAAGGAACATCTGGAATTGACAACAAATACACAACCGTGCAATTTACAGGAGAG GTTTTGAAAACTCCTGTCTCATTGGACATGCTTGGGCGTATATTTAATGGTTCTGGAAAACCCATTGATAATGGCCCCCCTATTTTGCCTGAGGCTTACTTGGATATATCTG GGAGTTCTATCAACCCTAGTGAGAGAACCTATCCTGAGGAGATGATACAGACAGGGATTTCTACAATTGACGTCATGAATTCCATTGCCAGAGGACAAAAAATTCCTCTCTTCTCTGCTGCTGGTCTTCCACATAATGAAATAGCTGCTCAGATATGTCGCCAAGCTGGTTTGGTCAAGCGATTGGAGAAAACTGAAAATCTTCTTGGG GATGCGGAAGAGGACAACTTTGCCATTGTATTTGCAGCTATGGGTGTAAATATGGAGACTGCGCAGTTTTTCAAACGTGATTTTGAGGAAAATGGCTCGATGGAGAGAGTGACCCTCTTTTTGAAcctg GCAAATGACCCTACAATTGAACGAATTATCACTCCTCGTATTGCTCTTACTACTGCTGAATATTTGGCTTATGAATGTGGGAAGCATGTCCTTGTCATACTTACAGATATGAGTTCTTATGCTGATGCTCTTCGTGAG GTGTCTGCTGCACGTGAAGAAGTGCCTGGAAGGCGTGGGTACCCTGGGTATATGTATACTGATTTGGCAACAATTTATGAGCGTGCTGGAAGAATTGAAGGGCGGAAAGGCTCCATAACACAAATTCCAATTTTAACTATGCCTAATGACG ATATAACGCATCCCACGCCAGATCTTACAGGATATATCACAGAGGGGCAGATATACATTGACAGGCAGTTGCACAACAGACAG ATATATCCACCCATCAACGTTCTCCCATCCCTGTCTCGTCTGATGAAG AGTGCCATTGGTGAGGGGATGACCCGCAGGGACCATGCTGATGTATCCAACCAG CTATATGCAAATTATGCAATTGGGAAGGATGTCCAGGCAATGAAAGCTGTGGTTGGAGAAGAAGCTCTTTCTTCTGAGGACCTG CTGTATCTGGAGTTCTTGGATAAATTTGAGAGGAAATTTGTGGCCCAAGGAGCCTACGACACCCGCAATATCTTCCAGTCACTAGATTTGGCATGGACACTCCTTCGCATTTTCCCCCGTGAGCTTCTCCACCGTATACCTGCAAAGACCCTTGACCAGTACTACAGCCGAGACGCAACTAATTGA
- the LOC133880875 gene encoding probable hexosyltransferase MUCI70 isoform X1 encodes MDGEAQRSVSFRLNRRGDRTNQSPHFNDSEEGFSYPERLPQDYPMKIVWKKGFIRLVLVAGILWMLLILIALLFHVWSCQSSVSFFSAMCNKDSKLFTILGRSGVVPQPQPQHRCPIPLANDPDKIVIPKGRTLDKIVKDLSYVMEDELWNNGSQTFPLFGGHQNWSQREESFKLNSTMKVHCGFIHNSGAEMARSDIKYVKKCTFVVASGIFDGYDTPHQPSNISLRSKKLFCFLMVVDEISLKFIKENVTIREDDDGGKWVGIWRLVLLKHPPYDEPRRNGKIPKILLHRLFPQAQYSIWIDGKMELIVDPLLILERYLWREKYTFAIAQHKHHRSIYEEADANKRRKRYARPLIDLHMKIYRYEGMESWSPGGKTISDVPEGAIIVREHTAISNLFSCLWFNEVDLFTPRDQLSFGYVVYRLGGSFDFYMFPNCEYNSLFVLHPHTREHSSAVEWVKNITELDGKGSSMKESRGGLGLWTPYPGNLDSVALPAVPRTSKAG; translated from the exons ATGGATGGCGAAGCTCAACGGTCAGTATCTTTTCGGTTAAATCGTAGAGGAGACCGGACTAATCAAAGCCCTCATTTCAATG ATTCGGAAGAAGGTTTCTCTTATCCGGAGAGGTTGCCCCAAGATTATCCCATGAAGATTGTTTGGAAGAAGGGGTTTATTCGATTGGTTCTCGTAGCAGGCATCTTGTGGATGTTGCTAATTCTTATTGCATTGTTGTTTCATGTATGGTCTTGCCAATCTtcagtttctttcttttcag CTATGTGTAACAAAGATAGCAAACTATTCACAATATTAGGCAGAAGCGGGGTTGTACCACAACCTCAACCTCAACACC GCTGTCCAATTCCCCTTGCCAATGACCCTGataaaatagttattccaaaGGGAAGAACTCTTGACAAAATTGTCAAAGATTTGTCCTATGTCATGGAGGATGAGCTTTGGAATAATGGATCTCAGACTTTTCCACTATTTGGAGGGCATCAAAACTGGTCACAGCGAGAGGAGAGTTTCAAACTGAATTCAACTATGAAg GTGCACTGTGGATTTATTCACAATAGCGGTGCTGAAATGGCTCGTTCAGACATTAAATATGTCAAGAAGTGTACGTTTGTGGTTGCATCTGGCATTTTCGATGGATACGATACACCTCATCAGCCTTCAAATATAAGCCTTCGTTCTAAGAAGCTCTTTTGTTTCCTTATGGTGGTCGACGAGATATCCCTAAAATTCATAAAGGAAAATGTTACTATCAGAGAGGATGATGATGGGGGGAAATGGGTGGGTATCTGGCGTCTTGTCTTACTAAAGCATCCACCTTATGATGAGCCCAGAAGGAATGGGAAAATCCCTAAAATTTTACTCCACAGGTTGTTCCCCCAAGCTCAGTACAGCATTTGGATTGATGGTAAAATGGAACTGATCGTTGATCCGCTGCTAATACTGGAAAG ATATTTATGGCGTGAGAAGTACACATTCGCCATTGCTCAGCACAAGCATCACCGCAGTATATATGAGGAAGCTGATGCAAACAAGCGGAGAAAGCGATATGCCCGGCCGCTTATTGATCTCCACATGAAAATTTACCGCTATGAAGGAATGGAATCATGGAGTCCGGGGGGGAAAACCATTAGTG ATGTTCCAGAGGGAGCGATTATCGTACGGGAACATACGGCGATTAGTAACTTGTTTAGCTGCTTGTGGTTCAATGAGGTGGACCTCTTCACACCAAGAGACCAACTGAGCTTTGGCTATGTTGTATACAGGTTAGGGGGTTCGTTCGATTTCTATATGTTTCCCAATTGTGAGTACAACTCACTGTTTGTGCTGCACCCACACACAAGGGAGCATTCTTCAGCTGTTGAATGGGTAAAGAATATCACTGAGCTTGATGGGAAAGGTAGCAGTATGAAAGAGAGTAGGGGAGGGTTAGGGTTGTGGACTCCATATCCCGGGAACCTTGATTCGGTTGCCCTGCCTGCTGTACCAAGAACATCAAAAGCAGGCTGA
- the LOC133880875 gene encoding probable hexosyltransferase MUCI70 isoform X2, whose translation MCNKDSKLFTILGRSGVVPQPQPQHRCPIPLANDPDKIVIPKGRTLDKIVKDLSYVMEDELWNNGSQTFPLFGGHQNWSQREESFKLNSTMKVHCGFIHNSGAEMARSDIKYVKKCTFVVASGIFDGYDTPHQPSNISLRSKKLFCFLMVVDEISLKFIKENVTIREDDDGGKWVGIWRLVLLKHPPYDEPRRNGKIPKILLHRLFPQAQYSIWIDGKMELIVDPLLILERYLWREKYTFAIAQHKHHRSIYEEADANKRRKRYARPLIDLHMKIYRYEGMESWSPGGKTISDVPEGAIIVREHTAISNLFSCLWFNEVDLFTPRDQLSFGYVVYRLGGSFDFYMFPNCEYNSLFVLHPHTREHSSAVEWVKNITELDGKGSSMKESRGGLGLWTPYPGNLDSVALPAVPRTSKAG comes from the exons ATGTGTAACAAAGATAGCAAACTATTCACAATATTAGGCAGAAGCGGGGTTGTACCACAACCTCAACCTCAACACC GCTGTCCAATTCCCCTTGCCAATGACCCTGataaaatagttattccaaaGGGAAGAACTCTTGACAAAATTGTCAAAGATTTGTCCTATGTCATGGAGGATGAGCTTTGGAATAATGGATCTCAGACTTTTCCACTATTTGGAGGGCATCAAAACTGGTCACAGCGAGAGGAGAGTTTCAAACTGAATTCAACTATGAAg GTGCACTGTGGATTTATTCACAATAGCGGTGCTGAAATGGCTCGTTCAGACATTAAATATGTCAAGAAGTGTACGTTTGTGGTTGCATCTGGCATTTTCGATGGATACGATACACCTCATCAGCCTTCAAATATAAGCCTTCGTTCTAAGAAGCTCTTTTGTTTCCTTATGGTGGTCGACGAGATATCCCTAAAATTCATAAAGGAAAATGTTACTATCAGAGAGGATGATGATGGGGGGAAATGGGTGGGTATCTGGCGTCTTGTCTTACTAAAGCATCCACCTTATGATGAGCCCAGAAGGAATGGGAAAATCCCTAAAATTTTACTCCACAGGTTGTTCCCCCAAGCTCAGTACAGCATTTGGATTGATGGTAAAATGGAACTGATCGTTGATCCGCTGCTAATACTGGAAAG ATATTTATGGCGTGAGAAGTACACATTCGCCATTGCTCAGCACAAGCATCACCGCAGTATATATGAGGAAGCTGATGCAAACAAGCGGAGAAAGCGATATGCCCGGCCGCTTATTGATCTCCACATGAAAATTTACCGCTATGAAGGAATGGAATCATGGAGTCCGGGGGGGAAAACCATTAGTG ATGTTCCAGAGGGAGCGATTATCGTACGGGAACATACGGCGATTAGTAACTTGTTTAGCTGCTTGTGGTTCAATGAGGTGGACCTCTTCACACCAAGAGACCAACTGAGCTTTGGCTATGTTGTATACAGGTTAGGGGGTTCGTTCGATTTCTATATGTTTCCCAATTGTGAGTACAACTCACTGTTTGTGCTGCACCCACACACAAGGGAGCATTCTTCAGCTGTTGAATGGGTAAAGAATATCACTGAGCTTGATGGGAAAGGTAGCAGTATGAAAGAGAGTAGGGGAGGGTTAGGGTTGTGGACTCCATATCCCGGGAACCTTGATTCGGTTGCCCTGCCTGCTGTACCAAGAACATCAAAAGCAGGCTGA